Proteins encoded together in one Impatiens glandulifera chromosome 1, dImpGla2.1, whole genome shotgun sequence window:
- the LOC124925994 gene encoding glycine-rich cell wall structural protein-like, with translation MKGGSFFAVGILSLLCFHVFVSSYVDARDIARELRDDEEKTLGGGFGGGQGGGFGGVGGIGGGFGKGGGVGGGVGKGGGIGGGFGKGGGAGGGFGKGGGIGGGSGGGVGGGFGKGGGVGGGFGKGGGIGGGSGGGVGGGIGKGGGIGGGSGGGAGGGIGNGRGIGGGSGVGGGIGKGGGIGGGSGGGAGGGFGNGGGIGGGSGVGGGIGKGVGGGIGKGVGGGIGNGGGIGGGSGVGGGIGKGVGGGIGKGGGIGGGTGGGAGGGFGKGGGVGGGIGKGGGIGGGFGKGGGIGGGKGGGLAGGIGKGGGVGGGFGKGGGFGGDFGKGGGIGGGSGGGGGGIGGHH, from the coding sequence ATGAAAGGTGGATCATTTTTTGCAGTGGGTATTTTGTCTTTACtctgttttcatgtttttgtctCGAGTTACGTTGATGCCAGAGATATTGCCAGAGAACTGAGGGATGATGAGGAGAAAACTCTTGGAGGCGGATTCGGAGGAGGTCAGGGAGGTGGTTTTGGAGGCGTTGGGGGTATTGGTGGTGGGTTCGGCAAAGGTGGCGGAGTAGGGGGAGGTGTTGGAAAAGGTGGTGGAATTGGCGGTGGATTTGGAAAGGGAGGCGGTGCTGGAGGAGGATTCGGAAAGGGTGGAGGCATAGGAGGTGGTAGCGGTGGTGGTGTTGGTGGTGGATTCGGAAAGGGTGGCGGTGTTGGAGGTGGATTCGGAAAGGGTGGAGGCATTGGAGGTGGTAGTGGTGGTGGTGTTGGCGGTGGAATCGGAAAGGGTGGAGGCATTGGAGGTGGTAGCGGTGGTGGGGCTGGCGGAGGAATCGGAAATGGTAGAGGCATTGGAGGTGGTAGTGGTGTTGGCGGTGGAATCGGAAAGGGTGGAGGCATTGGAGGTGGTAGCGGTGGTGGGGCTGGCGGAGGATTCGGAAATGGTGGAGGCATTGGAGGTGGTAGTGGTGTTGGCGGTGGAATCGGAAAGGGTGTTGGCGGTGGAATCGGAAAGGGTGTTGGCGGTGGAATCGGAAATGGTGGAGGCATTGGAGGTGGTAGTGGTGTTGGCGGTGGAATCGGAAAGGGTGTTGGCGGTGGAATCGGAAAGGGTGGAGGCATAGGAGGTGGTACCGGTGGTGGTGCTGGCGGAGGATTCGGAAAGGGTGGTGGTGTTGGTGGTGGAATTGGAAAGGGTGGTGGTATTGGCGGTGGATTCGGAAAGGGTGGAGGTATAGGAGGTGGTAAAGGTGGTGGTCTTGCCGGTGGAATCGGAAAGGGCGGTGGTGTTGGAGGAGGCTTTGGCAAGGGGGGAGGATTTGGAGGTGATTTTGGGAAAGGAGGTGGAATAGGAGGTGGAAGTGGAGGTGGCGGTGGTGGAATAGGAGGACACCATTAA